The Panicum virgatum strain AP13 chromosome 5K, P.virgatum_v5, whole genome shotgun sequence genome has a window encoding:
- the LOC120705463 gene encoding WPP domain-interacting tail-anchored protein 1-like isoform X3 gives MDAHSFQDDDYLQEDRLFRGEQQLAGASAGEILARVDLEVAFVFEKLLNLETLVMEIARRAADIEPLMREPQSTSAESVHEAFEFDVLYCIVDSETNELEKLVVSIQMDIASAESNVSEEEPGSSLIDKLHTATDSLKKMQELISTIRRESATFEKTIQPSQDNQDFSGTGEVMGYENGHMSTNTTMQAEDQRNFLQMLQQSIASELDLQQKMFDTQSSVEDLKMKLHYAEQESYFLEESIGDVYERMFAAENASQLFLGVSKELIGTIDTIQFSLTASVHREGELKSKLEESLMKLNVNQSTIVPGDSDNNGNQEAVQMQVLSPPEFLTLRNKVQQLEEWLRDSGSHPQWSLLSRGETEEEQNTMQTEINPFGNIISDLKLAITNAENRTQNAEARCTQLTQTNVQLSEQLDSLKSQGSDRAGLLETKLKESDTQLEHARASVDAIVEQQGMLRSSMSDMEHLIEDLKEKYLKAETRAENAESKCSLLTDTNLELSEELSFLRGRVESLENSLHQANQLKMCTAKEIGSQIKTIADLVAKLTIQRERLHGQIVTLTKKNRILAQKCKENDNGATSLSKEVTATEGQLRPLKVMEEASLNCSTTQPKGYPLLLQQGRTRIVIRNYAIRGGAAGPHMSGSDLTGPTAPDPLPALGRVR, from the exons ATGGACGCCCACAGTTTTCAGGACGATGATTATCTTCAAGAGGACAGGCTGTTCCGCGGAGAACAGCAGCTTGCAGGGGCAAGCGCTGGGGAGATTCTGGCTAGGGTGGACCTCGAGGTCGCATTCGTCTTCGAGAAGCTCCTAAACCTGGAGACGCTGGTCATGGAGATCGCTCGACGAGCCGCTGACATCGAGCCTCTCATGCGGGAGCCTCAATCCACTTCCGCAGAGTCGGTTCACGAGGCTTTCGAATTTGATGTCCTCTATTGCATCGTTGACTCTGAAACCAATGAGTTGGAGAAGCTGGTTGTTTCTATTCAGATGGATATTGCTAGCGCTGAAAGCAACGTCTCGGAGGAAGAACCTGGGAGCAGCCTCATCGACAAGCTGCATACTGCAACAGATTCCTTGAAGAAGATGCAGGAGCTCATCTCTACTATTAGAAGGGAGTCTGCAACCTTCGAGAAAACCATACAACCTTCACAAGATAATCAAG ATTTTTCGGGAACTGGTGAGGTCATGGGATATGAAAATGGTCACATGTCAACTAACACCACCATGCAGGCTGAGGATCAGAGAAATTTTCTGCAGATGTTACAACAGTCTATAGCAAGTGAATTAGATCTTCAACAGAAGATGTTTGATACACAATCTTCTGTTGAAGACCTCAAAATGAAGCTGCATTACGCCGAACAAGAATCGTATTTCTTGGAGGAATCCATTGGAGATGTTTACGAAAGAATGTTCGCAGCGGAGAATGCTTCCCAACTGTTTCTTGGGGTCTCAAAGGAACTCATCGGTACAATTGATACCATCCAGTTCTCTCTGACTGCTTCAGTTCACAGGGAAGGTGAACTTAAATCAAAGTTAGAGGAAAGCTTGATGAAATTAAATGTCAACCAGAGCACGATAGTGCCAGGAGACAGTGACAACAATGGCAATCAGGAGGCTGTGCAGATGCAGGTGCTATCACCACCTGAATTCTTGACTTTGCGGAATAAGgttcagcagctggaggaaTGGTTGAGGGACTCTGGTTCTCATCCGCAGTGGTCACTGCTATCAAGAGGGGAAACTGAAGAAGAGCAGAATACAATGCAGACTGAGATAAACCCATTTGGGAATATTATCAGTGATCTTAAACTTGCCATTACCAATGCAGAAAATAGAACACAAAATGCTGAAGCAAGGTGTACACAGCTCACTCAAACTAATGTTCAGCTTAGCGAGCAGTTGGACTCCCTTAAAAGTCAGGGTTCAGATAGGGCTGGCTTGTTGGAGACAAAACTTAAGGAATCGGACACTCAATTAGAGCATGCAAGAGCATCAGTAGATGCTATTGTTGAACAACAGGGTATGTTAAGATCTTCGATGTCTGATATGGAACATCTGATTGAAGACTTGAAAGAAAAGTATTTGAAAGCTGAAACCAGGGCTGAGAATGCTGAATCAAAATGTTCATTGTTGACAGACACTAATTTAGAGCTTAGTGAAGAGCTGTCATTTCTGAGAGGTCGAGTAGAAAGTCTGGAAAACTCGTTGCATCAAGCCAATCAACTGAAGATGTGCACTGCAAAAGAGATTGGTAGTCAAATTAAAACTATCGCTGACCTGGTTGCAAAACTTACCATCCAAAGAGAACGACTTCATGGGCAG ATTGTTACACTGACAAAAAAGAACAGGATATTGGCTCAAAAATGCAAGGAGAATGATAATGGAGCTACATCATTGAGCAAAGAAGTTACTGCAACTGAAGGTCAACTCAGGCCCCTTAAAGTAATGGAGGAAGCATCTCTAAACTGTTCAACAACACAACCCAAG ggatacccactcttactgcagcaaggcaggactcgcatagtgatccgtaactacgccataaggggcggagcagccgggccccacatgtcaggctctgacctcaccgggccaacggccccggacccgctccccgctctgggacgggtccggtga
- the LOC120705463 gene encoding WPP domain-interacting tail-anchored protein 1-like isoform X4, with protein MDAHSFQDDDYLQEDRLFRGEQQLAGASAGEILARVDLEVAFVFEKLLNLETLVMEIARRAADIEPLMREPQSTSAESVHEAFEFDVLYCIVDSETNELEKLVVSIQMDIASAESNVSEEEPGSSLIDKLHTATDSLKKMQELISTIRRESATFEKTIQPSQDNQDFSGTGEVMGYENGHMSTNTTMQAEDQRNFLQMLQQSIASELDLQQKMFDTQSSVEDLKMKLHYAEQESYFLEESIGDVYERMFAAENASQLFLGVSKELIGTIDTIQFSLTASVHREGELKSKLEESLMKLNVNQSTIVPGDSDNNGNQEAVQMQVLSPPEFLTLRNKVQQLEEWLRDSGSHPQWSLLSRGETEEEQNTMQTEINPFGNIISDLKLAITNAENRTQNAEARCTQLTQTNVQLSEQLDSLKSQGSDRAGLLETKLKESDTQLEHARASVDAIVEQQGMLRSSMSDMEHLIEDLKEKYLKAETRAENAESKCSLLTDTNLELSEELSFLRGRVESLENSLHQANQLKMCTAKEIGSQIKTIADLVAKLTIQRERLHGQIVTLTKKNRILAQKCKENDNGATSLSKEVTATEGQLRPLKVMEEASLNCSTTQPKVRQVQ; from the exons ATGGACGCCCACAGTTTTCAGGACGATGATTATCTTCAAGAGGACAGGCTGTTCCGCGGAGAACAGCAGCTTGCAGGGGCAAGCGCTGGGGAGATTCTGGCTAGGGTGGACCTCGAGGTCGCATTCGTCTTCGAGAAGCTCCTAAACCTGGAGACGCTGGTCATGGAGATCGCTCGACGAGCCGCTGACATCGAGCCTCTCATGCGGGAGCCTCAATCCACTTCCGCAGAGTCGGTTCACGAGGCTTTCGAATTTGATGTCCTCTATTGCATCGTTGACTCTGAAACCAATGAGTTGGAGAAGCTGGTTGTTTCTATTCAGATGGATATTGCTAGCGCTGAAAGCAACGTCTCGGAGGAAGAACCTGGGAGCAGCCTCATCGACAAGCTGCATACTGCAACAGATTCCTTGAAGAAGATGCAGGAGCTCATCTCTACTATTAGAAGGGAGTCTGCAACCTTCGAGAAAACCATACAACCTTCACAAGATAATCAAG ATTTTTCGGGAACTGGTGAGGTCATGGGATATGAAAATGGTCACATGTCAACTAACACCACCATGCAGGCTGAGGATCAGAGAAATTTTCTGCAGATGTTACAACAGTCTATAGCAAGTGAATTAGATCTTCAACAGAAGATGTTTGATACACAATCTTCTGTTGAAGACCTCAAAATGAAGCTGCATTACGCCGAACAAGAATCGTATTTCTTGGAGGAATCCATTGGAGATGTTTACGAAAGAATGTTCGCAGCGGAGAATGCTTCCCAACTGTTTCTTGGGGTCTCAAAGGAACTCATCGGTACAATTGATACCATCCAGTTCTCTCTGACTGCTTCAGTTCACAGGGAAGGTGAACTTAAATCAAAGTTAGAGGAAAGCTTGATGAAATTAAATGTCAACCAGAGCACGATAGTGCCAGGAGACAGTGACAACAATGGCAATCAGGAGGCTGTGCAGATGCAGGTGCTATCACCACCTGAATTCTTGACTTTGCGGAATAAGgttcagcagctggaggaaTGGTTGAGGGACTCTGGTTCTCATCCGCAGTGGTCACTGCTATCAAGAGGGGAAACTGAAGAAGAGCAGAATACAATGCAGACTGAGATAAACCCATTTGGGAATATTATCAGTGATCTTAAACTTGCCATTACCAATGCAGAAAATAGAACACAAAATGCTGAAGCAAGGTGTACACAGCTCACTCAAACTAATGTTCAGCTTAGCGAGCAGTTGGACTCCCTTAAAAGTCAGGGTTCAGATAGGGCTGGCTTGTTGGAGACAAAACTTAAGGAATCGGACACTCAATTAGAGCATGCAAGAGCATCAGTAGATGCTATTGTTGAACAACAGGGTATGTTAAGATCTTCGATGTCTGATATGGAACATCTGATTGAAGACTTGAAAGAAAAGTATTTGAAAGCTGAAACCAGGGCTGAGAATGCTGAATCAAAATGTTCATTGTTGACAGACACTAATTTAGAGCTTAGTGAAGAGCTGTCATTTCTGAGAGGTCGAGTAGAAAGTCTGGAAAACTCGTTGCATCAAGCCAATCAACTGAAGATGTGCACTGCAAAAGAGATTGGTAGTCAAATTAAAACTATCGCTGACCTGGTTGCAAAACTTACCATCCAAAGAGAACGACTTCATGGGCAG ATTGTTACACTGACAAAAAAGAACAGGATATTGGCTCAAAAATGCAAGGAGAATGATAATGGAGCTACATCATTGAGCAAAGAAGTTACTGCAACTGAAGGTCAACTCAGGCCCCTTAAAGTAATGGAGGAAGCATCTCTAAACTGTTCAACAACACAACCCAAG